A genomic stretch from Numida meleagris isolate 19003 breed g44 Domestic line chromosome 2, NumMel1.0, whole genome shotgun sequence includes:
- the LY96 gene encoding lymphocyte antigen 96 isoform X2 gives MFEFVFFILFTPGVSGFFCTSSDLELSYTFCDSSAHYFKFNVTPCSILNKSVWHAALTWIPKSDVAFLKMVVTIWYEGARALHWKDVLCSGTDDEYSLCGGLKGETIAAEFDIKGTLYSYFTSIL, from the exons AtgtttgagtttgtttttttcattttgttcactCCTGGAgtcagtggatttttttgtacATCGTCAGATCTAGAACTGTCTTATACTTTTTGTG ATTCTTCAGCTCATTATTTCAAGTTTAATGTGACACCCTGCAGCATACTGAACAAGTCCGTCTGGCATGCTGCTCTTACCTGGATTCCAA AAAgtgatgttgcctttttgaAGATGGTCGTCACAATCTGGTATGAAGGTGCCAGAGCATTGCACTGGAAAGACGTTCTTTGCAGTGGGACTGACGATGAATATTCTCTGTGTGGAGGGCTGAAAGGAG aaacaaTTGCAGCAGAATTTGACATTAAAG GGACATTATACAGTTATTTTACAAGCATTCTCTGA
- the LY96 gene encoding lymphocyte antigen 96 isoform X1, whose translation MFEFVFFILFTPGVSGFFCTSSDLELSYTFCDSSAHYFKFNVTPCSILNKSVWHAALTWIPKSDVAFLKMVVTIWYEGARALHWKDVLCSGTDDEYSLCGGLKGETIAAEFDIKGKRTLFPKGHYTVILQAFSDDSEQNIVMCLNFTMILKQDAF comes from the exons AtgtttgagtttgtttttttcattttgttcactCCTGGAgtcagtggatttttttgtacATCGTCAGATCTAGAACTGTCTTATACTTTTTGTG ATTCTTCAGCTCATTATTTCAAGTTTAATGTGACACCCTGCAGCATACTGAACAAGTCCGTCTGGCATGCTGCTCTTACCTGGATTCCAA AAAgtgatgttgcctttttgaAGATGGTCGTCACAATCTGGTATGAAGGTGCCAGAGCATTGCACTGGAAAGACGTTCTTTGCAGTGGGACTGACGATGAATATTCTCTGTGTGGAGGGCTGAAAGGAG aaacaaTTGCAGCAGAATTTGACATTAAAGGTAAAAGAACATTGTTTCCAAAG GGACATTATACAGTTATTTTACAAGCATTCTCTGATGATTCCGAGCAGAATATTGTCATGTGCTTGAATTTCACCATGATATTGAAGCAAGATGCTTTCTGA